In Fusarium oxysporum Fo47 chromosome XII, complete sequence, one DNA window encodes the following:
- a CDS encoding fungal-specific transcription factor domain-containing protein: protein MPEQQSRQRRRKVTLACDPCRERKSRCDGIKPICSTCRRRALGIEQCVYRAGNARTECSDDYTRALHDRIRYLERQLEEASALNGPIPGAIPDGASNRRAWPESTSDTESQVELDALVMGISHAQILTPLSSVATESIENSSHARRVTAMGTTTSEEDLGHYRDAREGFYGSSSAASFLKETCGTAIPSSNHQANPQTCTSQPTPLFGDVDKFALPPRRLADHLVERYFERIYWIYPVFDKQAFEHGYNSLWLPSGQTACPGEYRNLGLGEDATTVAFFSSLNAIFALGCIFSNLSTAAKTKAYEVFFSRAKDKVNLELLDINDLSVVQTLVLVALVLQGTSFPDRCWNTTGLACRVAQGLGLHSLPPYNQQESRVQRIRRRTWHGCIVLDTLVSMTFGRPTMITNISTLVLPERTVHNFQNTEDIEQVKLQFQIETVRLSIILDSMLSTVYRPWQYKLPHDDHGAVSHTDSNGQSMDVFAELQGKLRVFELGLPSFLSWHEPIARETIPPHEFTVLAIQRNVLQSRFTYLQVMLYRPILSQLLALNTSRDASDDLHSSFKHDGARACVRSSIQLINLVHGTFRTETAEAWWWNSLYTCTASLVLMTCRLCPSLWATLDQSSVIEASNKCHSVLEVISSFSLSIRKSFNLLTKMHQTITGRQQVEDESTAYSQENQRHGLLDILLEGDLSLQNALTTCFPLDPDAIVFPYWEAANLGG, encoded by the exons ATGCCGGAGCAGCAATCGCGTCAACGTCGCCGCAAAGTGACATTGGCATGTGACCCTTGTCGGGAACGCAAGTCTCGCTGCGACGGGATCAAGCCGATCTGCTCCACATGTCGACGTCGGGCGCTGGGAATTGAACAGTGCGTCTACAGGGCGGGGAATGCCCGTACAGAATGCAGCGACGA ttACACAAGAGCTCTCCACGATCGGATCCGCTATCTGGAGCGTCAGCTGGAAGAAGCTTCAGCGTTGAATGGCCCAATCCCAGGCGCTATTCCAGATGGAGCCAGCAATAGACGAGCATGGCCAGAAAGCACATCAGACACAGAGAGCCAAGTTGAGTTGGATGCTCTCGTCATGGGCATATCTCATGCCCAAATACTCACCCCGTTGTCATCCGTTGCAACGGAAAGCATTGAGAATTCCAGCCATGCAAGACGCGTCACCGCCATGGGCACAACCACGTCCGAGGAGGACCTTGGACATTATCGTGACGCACGCGAGGGTTTCTACGGTTCTTCTTCGGCTGCTTCATTCTTGAAGGAGACTTGTGGAACAGCAATACCCTCCTCAAATCACCAGGCGAACCCTCAAACTTGTACTTCACAGCCTACACCTCTTTTTGGCGATGTCGACAAGTTTGCTCTTCCTCCACGCCGCCTCGCAGATCACCTTGTAGAGAGATACTTCGAGCGCATCTACTGGATCTACCCCGTGTTTGATAAGCAAGCTTTTGAGCATGGCTACAACTCGCTTTGGTTGCCGAGCGGGCAAACTGCATGTCCAGGCGAGTACCGGAACCTAGGGTTAGGTGAAGATGCCACCACTGTTgcttttttctcttctctgaACGCTATCTTTGCGTTAGGGTGCATCTTCTCAAACCTTTCCACGGCAGCCAAGACGAAGGCTTATGAAGTCTTCTTCAGCCGAGCCAAGGATAAGGTTAACCTTGAACTCCTGGACATAAATGATCTGAGCGTAGTGCAGACTCTTGTGCTGGTTGCTTTGGTCCTTCAAGGTACTTCATTCCCAGATCGCTGCTGGAATACTACAGGGTTAGCTTGTCGAGTGGCGCAGGGTTTGGGCCTGCATAGTTTACCGCCGTATAACCAGCAAGAGTCGCGAGTACAGCGCATCAGACGGCGGACATGGCACGGCTGTATTGTGCTAGATAC GCTGGTTAGCATGACTTTCGGTCGACCGACGATGATCACCAATATCTCTACCCTTGTTTTGCCAGAAAGGACTGTCCATAACTTTCAAAACACAGAGGATATTGAGCAGGTCAAATTGCAGTTTCAGATCGAGACCGTTCGTCTGAGCATCATTCTAGATAGTATGCTGTCAACAGTGTACAGGCCTTGGCAATACAAACTGCCTCACGACGATCATGGTGCTGTTTCTCACACAGATAGCAATGGTCAGAGCATGGACGTCTTTGCCGAGCTACAAGGGAAGCTTCGGGTTTTCGAGCTTGGACTCCCAAGCTTTCTCTCCTGGCATGAACCTATAGCTAGAGAGACAATTCCACCACACGAGTTTACGGTTCTCGCTATTCAAAGAAATGTGTTGCAGTCACG CTTTACTTATCTACAGGTGATGCTGTACCGCCCAATTTTAAGTCAGCTCCTAGCTCTGAATACTTCTCGGGACGCCAGTGATGACTTACACTCATCCTTCAAGCATGATGGCGCTAGAGCATGTGTACGCTCTTCAATCCAGCTCATCAATCTCGTGCACGGAACCTTTCGTACAGAAACCGCCGAAGCATGGTGGTGGAACAGCTTAT ATACTTGCACGGCCAGCCTAGTGCTTATGACATGCCGTCTCTGTCCCTCCTTATGGGCCACACTGGATCAATCGAGCGTAATTGAGGCATCGAACAAATGCCACTCAGTCTTGGAGGTCATCTCTTCGTTCAGCTTGTCCATTCGCAAATCCTTCAATCTACTTACCAAGATGCACCAAACTATTACAGGAAGGCAACAAG TGGAAGACGAATCGACCGCATACTCGCAAGAAAACCAAAGGCATGGGCTGCTGGATATACTCTTGGAAGGTGATTTATCTCTGCAGAACGCTTTGACAACATGTTTCCCCCTTGATCCTGATGCGATCGTCTTTCCATATTGGGAGGCAGCGAACTTGGGGggatag